One segment of Megachile rotundata isolate GNS110a chromosome 4, iyMegRotu1, whole genome shotgun sequence DNA contains the following:
- the LOC100883259 gene encoding uncharacterized protein LOC100883259 isoform X1 gives MELGEGEAKICRLCGQCESIYIDVFGEEGTKRFLGLKIYTKINILIDERDPLPKAICVQCLGKLEFVCDFQEECLRTQQVLRDRYNLPPLSEIIKKNDGLPQIVCMRCLGTLEFLCDFYDSCHHAQKELSEVVQKETEDELQRENDAESDKENATPTIDTKRKALSPVINNCITKSNAPYSNIEKTNNDQTNTNTLENIVNTQSTLDNIPTREKCSMNRQSNGTKLKRKTNFTRKDAIMKKTSSGNLLREDETNVNENSVFPVRRKRGRKSKLEKMREAALLQKELQNVIDKRNNDSNNKSKRYCLRNIYDNTNFNDAIKSTIVLPKQVDEITAKEQVAMDSSSNETHTKDNTANSNNSTKTKPDDENLKNVEDCSRKIENNLVKNKAISVIVKQEKLESEGTLKQTEKLSHLTWIPNEILVQENINLTDNEHENQTDQQLSSSLRAEITNTETSKSTATTESNVTDCSNLPNDQSNLKPRAFTAQNRISVIKSSNETATATIEKDPLELCIKADTLNQNVEGDLKSSLTEQLLLQQNNQSNSSDDSKEQRKSKDKLFFKISELISDEEKQAIETYYTVDMSIVDHEEVQKNLTIVDKKNIRCNICGLFYLRIDKCQVHVWGHLQMKPYQCKACDFSTVTVTNIRGHIRKSHLKLKPFPCHICEKRYATAFLLDEHMNVHTGDRPYKCKLCDFSTSRRQMLSYHNSTHKVLKDVNCKVCGKEFYSRGRLRAHMIMHNKDKVICKLCSACLSNQEALETHHKNVHMQDYICSICGKRLKSKKALHNHRNVHAVGKYKCSLCPNVYKSSQILKEHLLKHKGIRNYKCNVCEKAFGQQSHLAAHMAVHSKIRFHCPGCDRPFNRHDNMKIHTKRCKVFLANPELKNFFIKRERCSSFTKVTELEDDLRSDDISTPTSPTFVESQNSELSTETIDNQDKGAVNFCKLGLNISCIEPVNKTWDHDLYEKTEVTRSTEINVIQISQVNDKFIPESENLTVLENVLRPESF, from the exons ATGGAGTTAGGGGAGGGAGAGGCGAAGATTTGTCGTCTTTGCGGCCAGTGCGAAAGTATATATATTGATGTGTTCGGTGAAGAAGGCACCAAACGATTTTTGGGATTGAAGATTTATACGAAAATCAACATTTTG ATAGATGAGAGGGATCCTCTGCCCAAGGCGATCTGTGTTCAGTGTCTGGGCAAGCTCGAATTCGTTTGTGACTTCCAAGAGGAGTGTCTTCGCACCCAACAAGTGTTACGCGATCGATACAATCTACCACCCTTATCAGAAATT ATAAAAAAGAACGATGGATTGCCTCAAATTGTGTGCATGCGATGTCTGGGCACGTTGGAATTCTTGTGCGACTTCTACGACAGCTGCCATCATGCTCAAAAGGAACTCTCTGAGGTA GTTCAAAAGGAAACTGAAGATGAACTCCAACGAGAAAATGACGCTGAATCGGACAAAGAAAATGCTACACCAACAATTGACACGAAACGCAAAGCCTTATCGCCAGtcattaataattgtataaccaAAAGTAACGCGCCGTATAGCAATATCGAGAAAACGAATAACGATCAGACTAATACAAATACATTAGAAAATATAGTGAACACTCAATCCACATTGGATAATATTCCTACACGAGAAAAGTGTTCAATGAACAGACAGAGTAACGGTACGAAACTTAAACGCAAAACAAATTTCACAAGAAAGGACGCTATTATGAAGAAGACAAGTTCAGGAAATTTATTGAGAGAAGATGAAACAAATGTTAACGAAAACTCGGTGTTTCCTGTACGACGTAAGAGAGGTAGAAAGAGTAAATTGGAAAAAATGAGGGAGGCTGCGTTGTTACAGAAAGAGCTGCAGAATGTCATTGATAAAAGGAACAATGATTCTAATAACAAGAGCAAAAGATATTGTTTACGTAATATTTATGACAATACTAATTTCAATGATGCAATTAAAAGCACTATAGTTCTACCTAAACAAGTGGATGAAATCACAGCAAAGGAACAGGTAGCAATGGACTCGTCATCAAATGAAACTCATACAAAGGATAATACTGCTAATAGTAATAATTCAACAAAAACAAAACCTGAtgatgaaaacttgaaaaatgttgAAGACTGTtcaaggaaaattgaaaacaatttggtaaaaaataaagcaatatCTGTTATTGTGAAGCAGGAGAAATTGGAATCTGAAGGCACACTTAAACAGACTGAGAAATTGAGTCACTTAACTTGGATTCCTAATGAAATTTTGGTGCAAGAAAACATAAATTTGACGGATAACGAGCATGAGAATCAAACGGATCAACAATTAAGTTCTTCACTAAGAGCAGAAATCACTAATACCGAAACAAGTAAAAGTACTGCGACTACAGAATCCAATGTTACTGATTGCTCCAACCTACCTAATGATCAAAGTAATTTGAAACCAAGAGCATTCACGGCACAAAATCGTATAAGTGTTATAAAGTCGTCAAACGAGACAGCCACTGCAACGATTGAGAAAGATCCTTTAGAACTGTGCATTAAAGCAGATACATTAAATCAAAATGTAGAGGGAGATTTAAAGTCTAGTCTAACTGAACAATTGTTGCTGCAACAAAACAATCAAAGTAACAGTTCTGACGACAGCAAGGAGCAGAGGAAGAGCAAAGACAAGTTGTTCTTTAAAATCTCTGAATTGATTAGTGATGAAGAAAAACAAGCCATTGAAACATATTATACGGTCGACATGTCGATTGTCGATCATGAAGAGGTACAGAAGAATTTAACGATAGTCGATAAAAAGAATATACGTTGCAATATTTGTGGACTCTTTTACCTCAGAATAGATAAGTGTCAA GTACACGTTTGGGGCCATTTGCAAATGAAACCTTACCAATGCAAAGCGTGTGATTTTTCTACTGTAACTGTTACCAATATTCGTGGGCATATTAGAAAAAGTCATTTAAAATTGAAGCCATTTCCGTGCCATATCTGTGAGAAACGGTATGCCACTGCGTTTCTTCTAGATGAACATATGAATGTTCATACAGGTGACCGTccatataaatgtaaattatgtGATTTTTCGACTTCAAGAAGACAGATGCTGAGTTATCACAATTCGACTCATAAAGTATTAAAG GACGTCAATTGTAAGGTTTGTGGAAAAGAGTTTTATTCAAGAGGCAGATTACGAGCACACATGATCATGCACAACAAGGATAAAGTTATATGTAAATTGTGTTCTGCTTGCTTATCCAATCAAGAAGCTTTAGAGACACATCATAAAAATGTGCATATGCAAGATTACATATGCAGTATTTGTGGTAAACGCCTTAAATCAAAGAAAGCTTTGCATAACCATAGAAAT GTACATGCTGTTGGAAAGTACAAATGTTCCTTGTGTCCGAATGTGTACAAAAGTAGTCAAATATTAAAAGAACATCTTTTAAAACACAAAGGTATTAGGAATTATAAGTGCAACGTCTGTGAAAAAGCATTTGGACAACAGTCTCATTTAGCTGCTCACATGGCAGTACATAGTAAAATTAG ATTTCATTGCCCTGGATGTGACAGACCTTTCAATCGGCATGACAACATGAAAATACACACTAAACGATGCAAAGTGTTTCTGGCGAATCCAGAACTTAaaaacttttttataaaaagagaaAGATGTTCGTCGTTTACTAAAGTCACAGAGTTAGAAGATGATCTGAGAAGCGATGATATATCAACACCTACTTCGCCTACATTTGTTGAGAGTCAAAATAGTGAATTATCAACTGAAACTATAGATAATCAAGATAAGGGTGCAGTAAATTTCTGCAAATTAGGACTGAACATCTCTTGTATCGAGCCAGTAAATAAAACTTGGGATCACGATTTATATGAAAAAACAGAAGTTACAAGGTCCACTGAAATTAATGTAATTCAAATTTCACAAGTTAATGATAAATTCATTCCAGAAAGTGAAAATCTGACAGTTCTTGAAAACGTTTTGAGACCAGAAAGTTTTTGA
- the LOC100883259 gene encoding uncharacterized protein LOC100883259 isoform X3, producing the protein MELGEGEAKICRLCGQCESIYIDVFGEEGTKRFLGLKIYTKINILIKKNDGLPQIVCMRCLGTLEFLCDFYDSCHHAQKELSEVVQKETEDELQRENDAESDKENATPTIDTKRKALSPVINNCITKSNAPYSNIEKTNNDQTNTNTLENIVNTQSTLDNIPTREKCSMNRQSNGTKLKRKTNFTRKDAIMKKTSSGNLLREDETNVNENSVFPVRRKRGRKSKLEKMREAALLQKELQNVIDKRNNDSNNKSKRYCLRNIYDNTNFNDAIKSTIVLPKQVDEITAKEQVAMDSSSNETHTKDNTANSNNSTKTKPDDENLKNVEDCSRKIENNLVKNKAISVIVKQEKLESEGTLKQTEKLSHLTWIPNEILVQENINLTDNEHENQTDQQLSSSLRAEITNTETSKSTATTESNVTDCSNLPNDQSNLKPRAFTAQNRISVIKSSNETATATIEKDPLELCIKADTLNQNVEGDLKSSLTEQLLLQQNNQSNSSDDSKEQRKSKDKLFFKISELISDEEKQAIETYYTVDMSIVDHEEVQKNLTIVDKKNIRCNICGLFYLRIDKCQVHVWGHLQMKPYQCKACDFSTVTVTNIRGHIRKSHLKLKPFPCHICEKRYATAFLLDEHMNVHTGDRPYKCKLCDFSTSRRQMLSYHNSTHKVLKDVNCKVCGKEFYSRGRLRAHMIMHNKDKVICKLCSACLSNQEALETHHKNVHMQDYICSICGKRLKSKKALHNHRNVHAVGKYKCSLCPNVYKSSQILKEHLLKHKGIRNYKCNVCEKAFGQQSHLAAHMAVHSKIRFHCPGCDRPFNRHDNMKIHTKRCKVFLANPELKNFFIKRERCSSFTKVTELEDDLRSDDISTPTSPTFVESQNSELSTETIDNQDKGAVNFCKLGLNISCIEPVNKTWDHDLYEKTEVTRSTEINVIQISQVNDKFIPESENLTVLENVLRPESF; encoded by the exons ATGGAGTTAGGGGAGGGAGAGGCGAAGATTTGTCGTCTTTGCGGCCAGTGCGAAAGTATATATATTGATGTGTTCGGTGAAGAAGGCACCAAACGATTTTTGGGATTGAAGATTTATACGAAAATCAACATTTTG ATAAAAAAGAACGATGGATTGCCTCAAATTGTGTGCATGCGATGTCTGGGCACGTTGGAATTCTTGTGCGACTTCTACGACAGCTGCCATCATGCTCAAAAGGAACTCTCTGAGGTA GTTCAAAAGGAAACTGAAGATGAACTCCAACGAGAAAATGACGCTGAATCGGACAAAGAAAATGCTACACCAACAATTGACACGAAACGCAAAGCCTTATCGCCAGtcattaataattgtataaccaAAAGTAACGCGCCGTATAGCAATATCGAGAAAACGAATAACGATCAGACTAATACAAATACATTAGAAAATATAGTGAACACTCAATCCACATTGGATAATATTCCTACACGAGAAAAGTGTTCAATGAACAGACAGAGTAACGGTACGAAACTTAAACGCAAAACAAATTTCACAAGAAAGGACGCTATTATGAAGAAGACAAGTTCAGGAAATTTATTGAGAGAAGATGAAACAAATGTTAACGAAAACTCGGTGTTTCCTGTACGACGTAAGAGAGGTAGAAAGAGTAAATTGGAAAAAATGAGGGAGGCTGCGTTGTTACAGAAAGAGCTGCAGAATGTCATTGATAAAAGGAACAATGATTCTAATAACAAGAGCAAAAGATATTGTTTACGTAATATTTATGACAATACTAATTTCAATGATGCAATTAAAAGCACTATAGTTCTACCTAAACAAGTGGATGAAATCACAGCAAAGGAACAGGTAGCAATGGACTCGTCATCAAATGAAACTCATACAAAGGATAATACTGCTAATAGTAATAATTCAACAAAAACAAAACCTGAtgatgaaaacttgaaaaatgttgAAGACTGTtcaaggaaaattgaaaacaatttggtaaaaaataaagcaatatCTGTTATTGTGAAGCAGGAGAAATTGGAATCTGAAGGCACACTTAAACAGACTGAGAAATTGAGTCACTTAACTTGGATTCCTAATGAAATTTTGGTGCAAGAAAACATAAATTTGACGGATAACGAGCATGAGAATCAAACGGATCAACAATTAAGTTCTTCACTAAGAGCAGAAATCACTAATACCGAAACAAGTAAAAGTACTGCGACTACAGAATCCAATGTTACTGATTGCTCCAACCTACCTAATGATCAAAGTAATTTGAAACCAAGAGCATTCACGGCACAAAATCGTATAAGTGTTATAAAGTCGTCAAACGAGACAGCCACTGCAACGATTGAGAAAGATCCTTTAGAACTGTGCATTAAAGCAGATACATTAAATCAAAATGTAGAGGGAGATTTAAAGTCTAGTCTAACTGAACAATTGTTGCTGCAACAAAACAATCAAAGTAACAGTTCTGACGACAGCAAGGAGCAGAGGAAGAGCAAAGACAAGTTGTTCTTTAAAATCTCTGAATTGATTAGTGATGAAGAAAAACAAGCCATTGAAACATATTATACGGTCGACATGTCGATTGTCGATCATGAAGAGGTACAGAAGAATTTAACGATAGTCGATAAAAAGAATATACGTTGCAATATTTGTGGACTCTTTTACCTCAGAATAGATAAGTGTCAA GTACACGTTTGGGGCCATTTGCAAATGAAACCTTACCAATGCAAAGCGTGTGATTTTTCTACTGTAACTGTTACCAATATTCGTGGGCATATTAGAAAAAGTCATTTAAAATTGAAGCCATTTCCGTGCCATATCTGTGAGAAACGGTATGCCACTGCGTTTCTTCTAGATGAACATATGAATGTTCATACAGGTGACCGTccatataaatgtaaattatgtGATTTTTCGACTTCAAGAAGACAGATGCTGAGTTATCACAATTCGACTCATAAAGTATTAAAG GACGTCAATTGTAAGGTTTGTGGAAAAGAGTTTTATTCAAGAGGCAGATTACGAGCACACATGATCATGCACAACAAGGATAAAGTTATATGTAAATTGTGTTCTGCTTGCTTATCCAATCAAGAAGCTTTAGAGACACATCATAAAAATGTGCATATGCAAGATTACATATGCAGTATTTGTGGTAAACGCCTTAAATCAAAGAAAGCTTTGCATAACCATAGAAAT GTACATGCTGTTGGAAAGTACAAATGTTCCTTGTGTCCGAATGTGTACAAAAGTAGTCAAATATTAAAAGAACATCTTTTAAAACACAAAGGTATTAGGAATTATAAGTGCAACGTCTGTGAAAAAGCATTTGGACAACAGTCTCATTTAGCTGCTCACATGGCAGTACATAGTAAAATTAG ATTTCATTGCCCTGGATGTGACAGACCTTTCAATCGGCATGACAACATGAAAATACACACTAAACGATGCAAAGTGTTTCTGGCGAATCCAGAACTTAaaaacttttttataaaaagagaaAGATGTTCGTCGTTTACTAAAGTCACAGAGTTAGAAGATGATCTGAGAAGCGATGATATATCAACACCTACTTCGCCTACATTTGTTGAGAGTCAAAATAGTGAATTATCAACTGAAACTATAGATAATCAAGATAAGGGTGCAGTAAATTTCTGCAAATTAGGACTGAACATCTCTTGTATCGAGCCAGTAAATAAAACTTGGGATCACGATTTATATGAAAAAACAGAAGTTACAAGGTCCACTGAAATTAATGTAATTCAAATTTCACAAGTTAATGATAAATTCATTCCAGAAAGTGAAAATCTGACAGTTCTTGAAAACGTTTTGAGACCAGAAAGTTTTTGA
- the LOC100883259 gene encoding uncharacterized protein LOC100883259 isoform X5 encodes MRCLGTLEFLCDFYDSCHHAQKELSEVVQKETEDELQRENDAESDKENATPTIDTKRKALSPVINNCITKSNAPYSNIEKTNNDQTNTNTLENIVNTQSTLDNIPTREKCSMNRQSNGTKLKRKTNFTRKDAIMKKTSSGNLLREDETNVNENSVFPVRRKRGRKSKLEKMREAALLQKELQNVIDKRNNDSNNKSKRYCLRNIYDNTNFNDAIKSTIVLPKQVDEITAKEQVAMDSSSNETHTKDNTANSNNSTKTKPDDENLKNVEDCSRKIENNLVKNKAISVIVKQEKLESEGTLKQTEKLSHLTWIPNEILVQENINLTDNEHENQTDQQLSSSLRAEITNTETSKSTATTESNVTDCSNLPNDQSNLKPRAFTAQNRISVIKSSNETATATIEKDPLELCIKADTLNQNVEGDLKSSLTEQLLLQQNNQSNSSDDSKEQRKSKDKLFFKISELISDEEKQAIETYYTVDMSIVDHEEVQKNLTIVDKKNIRCNICGLFYLRIDKCQVHVWGHLQMKPYQCKACDFSTVTVTNIRGHIRKSHLKLKPFPCHICEKRYATAFLLDEHMNVHTGDRPYKCKLCDFSTSRRQMLSYHNSTHKVLKDVNCKVCGKEFYSRGRLRAHMIMHNKDKVICKLCSACLSNQEALETHHKNVHMQDYICSICGKRLKSKKALHNHRNVHAVGKYKCSLCPNVYKSSQILKEHLLKHKGIRNYKCNVCEKAFGQQSHLAAHMAVHSKIRFHCPGCDRPFNRHDNMKIHTKRCKVFLANPELKNFFIKRERCSSFTKVTELEDDLRSDDISTPTSPTFVESQNSELSTETIDNQDKGAVNFCKLGLNISCIEPVNKTWDHDLYEKTEVTRSTEINVIQISQVNDKFIPESENLTVLENVLRPESF; translated from the exons ATGCGATGTCTGGGCACGTTGGAATTCTTGTGCGACTTCTACGACAGCTGCCATCATGCTCAAAAGGAACTCTCTGAGGTA GTTCAAAAGGAAACTGAAGATGAACTCCAACGAGAAAATGACGCTGAATCGGACAAAGAAAATGCTACACCAACAATTGACACGAAACGCAAAGCCTTATCGCCAGtcattaataattgtataaccaAAAGTAACGCGCCGTATAGCAATATCGAGAAAACGAATAACGATCAGACTAATACAAATACATTAGAAAATATAGTGAACACTCAATCCACATTGGATAATATTCCTACACGAGAAAAGTGTTCAATGAACAGACAGAGTAACGGTACGAAACTTAAACGCAAAACAAATTTCACAAGAAAGGACGCTATTATGAAGAAGACAAGTTCAGGAAATTTATTGAGAGAAGATGAAACAAATGTTAACGAAAACTCGGTGTTTCCTGTACGACGTAAGAGAGGTAGAAAGAGTAAATTGGAAAAAATGAGGGAGGCTGCGTTGTTACAGAAAGAGCTGCAGAATGTCATTGATAAAAGGAACAATGATTCTAATAACAAGAGCAAAAGATATTGTTTACGTAATATTTATGACAATACTAATTTCAATGATGCAATTAAAAGCACTATAGTTCTACCTAAACAAGTGGATGAAATCACAGCAAAGGAACAGGTAGCAATGGACTCGTCATCAAATGAAACTCATACAAAGGATAATACTGCTAATAGTAATAATTCAACAAAAACAAAACCTGAtgatgaaaacttgaaaaatgttgAAGACTGTtcaaggaaaattgaaaacaatttggtaaaaaataaagcaatatCTGTTATTGTGAAGCAGGAGAAATTGGAATCTGAAGGCACACTTAAACAGACTGAGAAATTGAGTCACTTAACTTGGATTCCTAATGAAATTTTGGTGCAAGAAAACATAAATTTGACGGATAACGAGCATGAGAATCAAACGGATCAACAATTAAGTTCTTCACTAAGAGCAGAAATCACTAATACCGAAACAAGTAAAAGTACTGCGACTACAGAATCCAATGTTACTGATTGCTCCAACCTACCTAATGATCAAAGTAATTTGAAACCAAGAGCATTCACGGCACAAAATCGTATAAGTGTTATAAAGTCGTCAAACGAGACAGCCACTGCAACGATTGAGAAAGATCCTTTAGAACTGTGCATTAAAGCAGATACATTAAATCAAAATGTAGAGGGAGATTTAAAGTCTAGTCTAACTGAACAATTGTTGCTGCAACAAAACAATCAAAGTAACAGTTCTGACGACAGCAAGGAGCAGAGGAAGAGCAAAGACAAGTTGTTCTTTAAAATCTCTGAATTGATTAGTGATGAAGAAAAACAAGCCATTGAAACATATTATACGGTCGACATGTCGATTGTCGATCATGAAGAGGTACAGAAGAATTTAACGATAGTCGATAAAAAGAATATACGTTGCAATATTTGTGGACTCTTTTACCTCAGAATAGATAAGTGTCAA GTACACGTTTGGGGCCATTTGCAAATGAAACCTTACCAATGCAAAGCGTGTGATTTTTCTACTGTAACTGTTACCAATATTCGTGGGCATATTAGAAAAAGTCATTTAAAATTGAAGCCATTTCCGTGCCATATCTGTGAGAAACGGTATGCCACTGCGTTTCTTCTAGATGAACATATGAATGTTCATACAGGTGACCGTccatataaatgtaaattatgtGATTTTTCGACTTCAAGAAGACAGATGCTGAGTTATCACAATTCGACTCATAAAGTATTAAAG GACGTCAATTGTAAGGTTTGTGGAAAAGAGTTTTATTCAAGAGGCAGATTACGAGCACACATGATCATGCACAACAAGGATAAAGTTATATGTAAATTGTGTTCTGCTTGCTTATCCAATCAAGAAGCTTTAGAGACACATCATAAAAATGTGCATATGCAAGATTACATATGCAGTATTTGTGGTAAACGCCTTAAATCAAAGAAAGCTTTGCATAACCATAGAAAT GTACATGCTGTTGGAAAGTACAAATGTTCCTTGTGTCCGAATGTGTACAAAAGTAGTCAAATATTAAAAGAACATCTTTTAAAACACAAAGGTATTAGGAATTATAAGTGCAACGTCTGTGAAAAAGCATTTGGACAACAGTCTCATTTAGCTGCTCACATGGCAGTACATAGTAAAATTAG ATTTCATTGCCCTGGATGTGACAGACCTTTCAATCGGCATGACAACATGAAAATACACACTAAACGATGCAAAGTGTTTCTGGCGAATCCAGAACTTAaaaacttttttataaaaagagaaAGATGTTCGTCGTTTACTAAAGTCACAGAGTTAGAAGATGATCTGAGAAGCGATGATATATCAACACCTACTTCGCCTACATTTGTTGAGAGTCAAAATAGTGAATTATCAACTGAAACTATAGATAATCAAGATAAGGGTGCAGTAAATTTCTGCAAATTAGGACTGAACATCTCTTGTATCGAGCCAGTAAATAAAACTTGGGATCACGATTTATATGAAAAAACAGAAGTTACAAGGTCCACTGAAATTAATGTAATTCAAATTTCACAAGTTAATGATAAATTCATTCCAGAAAGTGAAAATCTGACAGTTCTTGAAAACGTTTTGAGACCAGAAAGTTTTTGA